One Narcine bancroftii isolate sNarBan1 chromosome 3, sNarBan1.hap1, whole genome shotgun sequence DNA window includes the following coding sequences:
- the mrpl12 gene encoding large ribosomal subunit protein bL12m — protein sequence MMLAALGRVAGPARGLFRREMQTFCARRALRTSTCKCEDTLAPPPLDNTPRVYSPKIEQLVQEIASLTLLEISDLNQLLKKTLKIQDVGLMPMSGMMAAAPPATQEIEDESEPAKKEKTRFTVKLVEFKTAEKVKLIKEVKNCVPGLNLVQAKKLVESLPQEMKSNVSKEEAEKLKAALEAAGGTVQIE from the exons ATGATGCTTGCGGCGCTGGGGAGAGTTGCCGGCCCAGCGCGGGGCCTGTTCAG GCGAGAGATGCAAACCTTCTGTGCCCGGAGAGCGCTGAGGACCAGTACCTGCAAGTGTGAGGATACCTTGGCACCGCCGCCCCTCGACAACACTCCCAGGGTTTACTCGCCAAAGATAGAGCAGCTGGTGCAGGAAATAGCAAGCCTGACGCTTCTCGAAATCTCCGACCTGAATCAATTGCTCAAG AAAACACTTAAAATTCAGGATGTTGGGCTGATGCCAATGTCTGGAATGATGGCAGCTGCTCCACCTGCCACCCAG GAGATCGAGGATGAGTCTGAACCTGCCAAGAAAGAGAAGACCCGATTCACGGTGAAGCTGGTCGAATTCAAGACAGCCGAGAAGGTGAAACTCATCAAAGAAGTGAAGAACTGTGTTCCAGGGCTGAACCTCGTGCAG GCCAAAAAGCTGGTGGAGTCGCTCCCTCAGGAGATGAAGTCCAATGTCTCAAAGGAAGAGGCAGAGAAGTTAAAGGCTGCACTTGAGGCAGCAGGTGGAACTGTGCAGATCGAGTAA